In Arthrobacter sp. MN05-02, one genomic interval encodes:
- a CDS encoding RDD family protein, which produces MSSIVTGEAVVLELRPAGFAARGLSILIDVVAQFGVGILLALLIGNVFGGALDPALTTALLLVVVVLLLVVVPVTVETLTRGKSLGRLVMGLRIVRDDGGAIRFRHAFIRGMVAILEIYLLGGSLAFLVSLFNDRSKRLGDLLAGTYAMRERVVVKPRALAVMPPRLRTWSGTADIGRLPDALARRMSTFLAQAPKLTPEARYTLSVDLASEASRHVSPPPPADTSPEEFLHAVIASRRDRDYAAMMRQRERTEATAKRLHTLPFG; this is translated from the coding sequence ATGAGTTCGATCGTCACCGGCGAGGCCGTCGTCCTCGAACTGAGGCCGGCGGGATTCGCCGCCCGTGGCCTGAGCATCCTGATCGACGTCGTCGCGCAGTTCGGAGTCGGGATCCTCCTCGCGCTGCTGATCGGCAACGTGTTCGGCGGCGCCCTCGATCCGGCGCTCACCACCGCCCTCCTGCTCGTCGTCGTGGTGCTCCTGCTCGTCGTCGTCCCGGTGACCGTCGAGACCCTCACGCGCGGCAAGTCGCTGGGACGGCTCGTGATGGGCCTGCGGATCGTGCGCGACGACGGTGGGGCCATCCGCTTCCGGCACGCCTTCATCCGCGGCATGGTGGCGATCCTGGAGATCTACCTGCTCGGCGGATCGCTCGCCTTCCTCGTGTCCCTCTTCAACGACAGGTCCAAGCGTCTGGGCGATCTGCTCGCCGGCACCTACGCCATGCGCGAGCGCGTGGTCGTGAAGCCGCGGGCACTCGCCGTCATGCCGCCGAGGCTCCGTACCTGGTCCGGGACCGCCGACATCGGGCGCCTCCCCGACGCCCTGGCCCGGAGGATGTCGACCTTCCTCGCGCAGGCGCCGAAGCTCACCCCCGAGGCGCGGTACACACTGTCCGTCGATCTCGCGTCCGAGGCGAGCCGCCACGTCTCACCGCCTCCGCCCGCGGACACCTCCCCGGAGGAGTTCCTGCATGCCGTCATCGCGTCGCGGAGGGACCGGGACTATGCGGCGATGATGCGCCAGCGCGAGCGCACCGAGGCGACAGCGAAAAGGCTCCACACGCTGCCTTTCGGCTAG